CTAAAAACTTCTTAAAGGACAATAATTACAATATAAAGATCTTCATTACACCATAAAGGTCTCAACAACAATTTACTCATATTATTAACATTTTACTTGTATAGCAACACATTCATTATTTTATTGGTATACATCATGTTCTCTAAACTTGTAACATGAAATTTAAAGACTTTTTTCCCCTTTAATTAAAATCAATTATTTTGGAATTTATTCAAAAAAAAAAATTATCAATTTGGATTGCGCGTCATCCCCGATGTATTTTCTCTCTACAACTTCTGCCCCAATTCTATTGAAGATCTCACAGAGAATGATCTAGTTATGGCAAAACGACTTAAGAAATTTATTCAAGGAGGGGAATAAGGATCGCTCAAGATGGATCTTGTTAAGGGGGAGATGCAATCTCCTCAAGGTCCTGAGTGTTAAATAATCCCTCGAGGTGAGTTTGGAAGATAGTGATGCACAATCTCTTGGAGGTGAAGAATCTCTATAAGTGGCCGGGTTTAGCAAATCAACAAGGTTACTGAATGAATTGATGAACTGTGTTGATGCATGGTGTAAATCGGGATAGGAACGAAACAGAACATTTACAGAACGTTGTCTTCTTCAAGTCTTTGTTATAATTTAGGGTTTTCCTGGATTGTGGTTTTATTATTTATTCCATATATAAGTTACAATTTTGGAAAAGAAAAATTTATTTGCTACCGGGTAAACAAGTTACCAGTATTAAATAATTTAGGCCATTAGATATATTTATGATTTTATTATATCCAAAGATCAAAAATATTTAAAAAACTTGATGCATGCATTAACTTAGACTAGAATTTTTCGGGATCTATAGCTATATATTATAAACTCCGAATACATATCATCATGTTGCTTAGTTGCGGGATTCTTAATTTATGGGAAAATAAAAAATTGAGTGAAACCCGAAATCTTAATTTAATCTTAGCTTTCAGAATACCATATGGGCTGCGTACGATGATAATAAAATATTATTCGAACTACATTTGACTGGCTAGTTGTAACTTGAAAATTCACGTTGCCACTCCAATTGTACAAAGGGCGTTGACCAAAAAAAAAAAAATTGTACAAAGGGCTGCTATAAACTAATCTAGCTAAGCTATAATGGCATACAACATGATCCTACTATTACTCCTAAATTGGATGGTAAAGATTCTTGATCCATCATTCTCTCTTGTTTCTCCAAAACTAGATCGATCACTGCAAGATCGTTGACTTTTTTGCAATGTCTAAAAGGCGCTAGGCGCTAGGCGGGCGGTAACCCACAGCCTAGAGCCTGGACAGCCTAGGCGAGGATTAGGCGGGGACTAGGCGATTTGTATTTTTTAAGATTTATTAATTAAAAATATATATTTTATGCAATTTAATATTTGAAAACGGTCAAATATAGATAAATTATTCAATATAATCTAGTCATACTCATTTATAAAATAAATTATAACTAAAATTTAGCATAACTTCCTGTAAAAGTGAGCAACACAGCAATAAACATATATACTTCTAATTTTAAACACACAATTAACTCTTATACTCTCATACTCCCCACAATATAACAATCCCATCACAAAAAGAAAACAAAAATAGCCGTAGAGCTTAGCAGCCTAGGCGGGCAAGGCGGGCTAGGCGGCATTTAGGCGAGCTAGGCGTCCGCCTAATCGCCCATAGCCTGGCACAAAGGCCTGGAAGAAAAGCGAGGCGGCTTGTTGCAGCCTAAAGCCTAGGCGGGGACTAGGCGGTCCTAGGCGGGGCCTTTTAGAAGCTTGCTTTTTTGTATCCTTTATCACAAAAATGAAGAGTCAAATTCATAACATATGGTGGTGCATGCGTGGTCCGGCCGGCTTATATAAGGTTATAGGCAACTGATCGAACTCCTGCATCAAAAGAAAAAGAACATGGAAAGCCATGGAAGTTTAACAAATCATACTTCAGCTTGGGGTTTGGCAAATTCTATCACCATTCAAATGACTCTGAGAGCTGCAATAGAGCTCAATGTCTTTAACATCATCGCCAAATCAGGTCGGGGAACTGATCTTACATCAAAAGAAATTGTTTCACAAATCCCCAACACAAATCCAACTTTAGCAGGTGAGAATTTGGAACGAATGCTCAAACTTCTTAGTGTTCACTCTCTAGTATCCACTTCTCTAAAACCAAACCCCATTGATAAGACAAAGCAAGAAGCAAGAAGCAAGTTATGGACTAACAAAGGAAGCACTTTGCCTAGTGCTGAATGAAGATGGAGTTTCTTTTGCCCCAAATATATTGTGGGGCTCCAAATTGTTCGTTGTGAAGAGCTTGTTCCAGCTCAAGTACACGGTGCTTGAACCGGAGAGTTCTCCCTTTGTCAAAGCCAACGGAGAGACCATTTTTGAATTCATGTCTAGCAAGCCTGAGGTGTGTCAATTATTTGACAAGGTGATGGGATAAGTTCTTACCTATATTTTGATCCTAAGGTGTTTGAGGTTTACAAAGGTTTTGAAGAGGTGAAGGAGTTGATGGATGTAGGAGGTGGTGATGGATCTGCAATTGCCAAGATAGTGTGTGTATCCTCACATCCATGGAATCAACTTCAATCTGCCAAGTGTTATATCTCGAGCTCCCAGTTTAGAAGGTTAGTATATCCACCTAGATGACTACTTCGTTCGATCATCATCTCACATTTTACTGCTCTATAAGGTTTATATATTGTATAAACTGAAAATTACACGGGCGGTATATCAGTATATAATACATTTTTATACATATAAGTTACATGCTTATGATCGAAGTGAGTGTTTCTCAATCGTACGTCAACCATATATTTATGTCAATCAATCCAAACCATTGATTATGTGTATTTTATAAATATACAAGTGTGGAGCATAGAAGTGGAGATATGTTTGAGGCAATACCAAATGCACAGTCAATCATGTTGAGGGTTAGTTTTCTTTGATCTAGGTTTCACATCCTTCATATACAATGGAAAAACCATCATATAGATTTCGAATTTTAGATCGAACATCAACTATCTGATAACTAACGTAGGAATATTTATGTTTGTATGTAGTGGGTACTCCATAATTGGGATGATGAACACTGTAAGAAGATATTGAAAAACTGTTGGGAGGCAATACCAGATGATGGGAAGGTAATAGTTGTCGAGTATTTTGTAGTACCTGAAATAGTTGAGAATGCAACAGAAATGAATAAGAGCGTGTTCTACCTCGACATATTCATGATGACCACAAGTCCCGGTGGTAAGGAGCGAACGATCGCTGAATTTGAGTATCTAGCCAAATCAGTAGGTTTTGTTGAAACAAAGATCTTCCCACTTCCTCATGGGAGCTATGTTAATGAGTTTCTTAAGAGTTGAAGCGTGGGATTGATCGTTGGATAATTACTGTTGATATCTCGCTCATTCCTTATGATCCACTAGAAAGATTGCCCGCGCTCTGCTGCGGGGGTTCTTTTGAAAAGGAAGAGCTACACTGTATTGCACTGTCACAAAACTGTTTTGGCATACATATTACATTTGGTGATCTTAAGATATGTCATTTGTTGGTATGAGCCTATGAGGCATCTTCTGTGATAGTGAGTTCTTCATTTGCTCTTGGATGTCACTGCAAAGAATTAAAAGCTCAAGAGTTAAGCTTTCAGTACCACACATGTAAGAAAAGTAGAGGAAAATGAGGCTGGACATTAAAATCTCTGAAGAACGTCATTGAAAGAATCACTACATTAACAAAATTGAAATATTGTTCAGGCGCATATTATCCAAGAGTAAAAATTCATCCAGACACCTATAAATTTTGAGTACATGCTCAGGTGCTATATGTTGTTCTTTTCTCCTATCTGCTAAAAACTTAACTAACCTCTGATGAGATGATATTGAAATCTGCAAAGACAAGATATAATCAGTTCAGACAAATACATAACATCAGTCACCGGTTATCATCTAGACAGTACAAAAGCACAACATTATGGGATTTAAAAACACATTGGAACAATTGTAATACAATGAACTTCATTGTTTAGTTGTTGGTTTGTTACATACATGGGTAACTTTTGCTATCCTAGGCCTAGTGCTCTTGCCTGCACCATGCACCTGTCAAGATGCATTTACACGCTCCAAAGAAAACTATTATGGAAGTCCATATTGCAATGGAAACCTTAGTATGCAACCTTAATTTTCTTTGTATACGACATGCATGGTAGAGACCTAGGTAGCATGCATCTTACATGGTATCATCTAATTACATGGTATCATGTAAATATGAATGTGCAGATTGACATTAACTCTCATTATTCTTATTTCCAAAATGTCTTTGTCTATTTGACAGTACGCCACAATACTTTTCATTCTCCTACACTAAAATCTTCTAAAGCAGACAACTTTCTTATACAGGTTTAGTTCATATCAGAAAGTTGATGACTGTAGGTATGTAATCGAGATTTAAAGTGAAATACCTAACAACCATGAATAGATGGTATATGTTTGATATAGTTTAAAGTAAAAAGTTAAGCTAACAATTTAAATCCATGTATTCTAACTAGTTTTGAAAGCATACTAAAGAAAAATGAAAATGAAACAAATAATAAAATGACCAAAGTAAAGAAATCTCAAGTTTATAAAGAAATTTTAAATCCTCCCTAAATACCTCACTCAATCTAAAACAATTAATACTTAAGTTAGTTAAGTATCCATTTCTTTCTTTCTATATCTGCTATTGCACATAAATTTTTAAGCCTATATAGTCCCCAAATACCTCATCCCCAAATATGAAGAAAGTAGATACATCAATACAACATTTTGTTAAGTGAATTATGAAGCTAGAATCAGTATCTGAACTCTTAGTTTGCAGTTAAAAAGTTAGATGTGAAGGATTCAATATATGAATTCAAATTTTTAAATATGATGTAGTTAATCAAGAAGATTAGATTTTTGCATGGACGTTCTGTGCATGAGTGACTTGGTGATACTGATACACGATAACTGAATGAATATGCATCTGTGTATTTCAACTGATAAGAAAATAATGAAAAAAAATATTCTAGGAAAGGCAATGAACACTGAAGATCGCATTATTTGAATATATAACATGAATGTTTACCAACAGATTACAAACAGTGGAAGTATATTGAAAAAAGAAATAGAAGAACAAAAGACAGGAATTTCGGTTTGGTAAGGATGCTAAATATGATCACCTGAAGAAACGATGATGAGTAGAGATGTAGACTGGTAATAAGGATGATCAAACAGTAGAGAATAGTTCGGATCGATAAAAAAATGATAGATAAGTCATACTTGTGGAAGAAGGTTGTCCAGCCCCACCTTGCCCCAATTCGGAGTTTCCTTCTCTGCTTTGGCCAAGACTTTCCTCTCAAAATCAAAGTCAAATTGGAAATTGCTTCGGGGAATGTCTTTGACTTGAGTCAACAATTGAGGCTAAAATAAACACCAACCAAATCATATCAGACATATCAAGTAACTACACCTCAAAGTAACGAAATTTCTTCATTACTAATCTATTCAATCATGAACAACAATTGAATTTATGCACACAAATTTCCTAGAACAAAATGAAATCGAAACTTCAAAGCTTACCGGAGGAGTGATCCGATACGTTGGCTTAATCGAAACA
Above is a window of Fragaria vesca subsp. vesca linkage group LG7, FraVesHawaii_1.0, whole genome shotgun sequence DNA encoding:
- the LOC101295664 gene encoding (S)-scoulerine 9-O-methyltransferase-like, whose product is MESHGSLTNHTSAWGLANSITIQMTLRAAIELNVFNIIAKSGRGTDLTSKEIVSQIPNTNPTLAVLNEDGVSFAPNILWGSKLFVVKSLFQLKYTVLEPESSPFVKANGETIFEFMSSKPEVFEVYKGFEEVKELMDVGGGDGSAIAKIWVLHNWDDEHCKKILKNCWEAIPDDGKVIVVEYFVVPEIVENATEMNKSVFYLDIFMMTTSPGGKERTIAEFEYLAKSVGFVETKIFPLPHGSYVNEFLKS
- the LOC101295957 gene encoding uncharacterized protein LOC101295957, with protein sequence MTWLEEFHKARHTTKTSKKKSGEKWTASSYASKLNVDGAFLPFLTHGGVGGILRDCNAGLGIRVSIKPTYRITPPPQLLTQVKDIPRSNFQFDFDFERKVLAKAEKETPNWGKVGLDNLLPQISISSHQSDIQEQMKNSLSQKMPHRLIPTNDIS